The Desulfomicrobium orale DSM 12838 genome includes a window with the following:
- a CDS encoding efflux RND transporter permease subunit, which translates to MAQFFIDRPVFAWVLAIAVMLAGTLAVTTLPVAQYPEIAPPAVTISAEYPGASAEVVENSVIQIIEQAMTGLDNFQHIYSQSSSAGWGEVVLTFEAGTDPDIAQIQVQNKLQGVMSLLPQVVQNQGVQVRKSGMASLLTVAIRSLDGSHENYDLVDFFASHLRDPISRIAGVGRLDLYGAQYAMRVWLDPYKLHSYSLTPAEVAQAIRNQNSQVAVGSLGGTPIVPGQQSTFSLTAQTLCNSPEEFARILLKVNSDSSRVRLEDVARVEIGAEYYSTSATLNGQPAAGASVRLAPGANALETARKIKQKIRELSPSFPPGIEVVYPYDTTKFVEVSIREIVHTLVEAVILVVLVVYLFLQNFRTTLIPAIAIPVVLLGTFGIMSVLGFSINTLTMFGLVLAIGLLVDDAIVVVENVERIMAEEGLPPREATRKSMRQITGALIGVALVLSAVFVPMAFFKGSTGAIYRQFSITLVSAMVLSVLVAVILTPALCATMLKPSAGHNRKSAVWSWFNRAFERTTHRYGLSVGYIANRALRFSLIYLVLIGAIAGLFIQLPVSFIPQEDQGVFMASAQLPVGATVERTQAVLDQVSAHLLEHERENVEHVFAITGFSFAGEGQNMGMIFVMLKDWSKRKGTEQSVDAVIARTRQFFSGMKEAQLSAFNLPGMPSLGRASGFNLFLQDVNGLGHARLMEARDQLLDMAGKNPDLAWVRANGMEDTPEYALQVDYEKAMALGLRVEDINTTLRLAWGSAYVNDFILRGRLRKVYLQADAPFRMTPKDINIWHIRNDSGNMVPFSSIVSASWSHGAPKLERFNGSPALEIMGEPALGRSSGEAMQAIAATISELPGGFGHEWTGASYQELQSGAQAPFLYAFSLIVVFLCLAALYESWTVPFSVMLAVPLGVLGALVAAWMRGLENDIYFQVGLLTTIGLSAKNAILIVEFAKRRVDKGHNLLESTIRAAHQRLRPILMTSQAFMLGVLPLVVSTGAGANSRHAIGTGVFGGVLFATLLAIFFIPLFFVMIVRFFSRKSVSEDI; encoded by the coding sequence ATGGCCCAATTTTTCATTGACCGGCCTGTCTTTGCCTGGGTGCTGGCCATTGCCGTCATGTTGGCTGGGACGCTGGCCGTGACCACCTTGCCTGTAGCGCAATACCCAGAAATCGCTCCACCTGCGGTGACCATTTCCGCCGAGTATCCCGGAGCATCGGCGGAAGTTGTTGAAAACAGCGTTATCCAGATCATTGAACAGGCCATGACTGGCTTGGATAATTTTCAGCACATATACTCGCAAAGCTCGTCTGCGGGCTGGGGTGAAGTCGTGCTGACCTTTGAGGCAGGCACCGACCCGGATATCGCCCAGATTCAGGTCCAGAACAAACTGCAGGGCGTGATGTCTCTCCTGCCACAGGTTGTACAGAACCAGGGCGTCCAGGTCCGCAAGTCTGGCATGGCTTCGCTGCTGACCGTCGCCATCAGGTCTTTGGACGGCTCCCATGAAAATTATGACCTGGTGGATTTTTTTGCGTCCCATCTGCGCGATCCCATCAGCAGGATTGCCGGTGTGGGCCGCCTGGATCTCTATGGAGCCCAATACGCCATGCGTGTCTGGCTCGATCCGTACAAGCTCCACAGCTACAGCCTGACTCCGGCTGAAGTGGCCCAGGCCATCCGCAACCAGAACAGTCAGGTGGCCGTGGGCAGTCTGGGCGGTACCCCCATTGTACCCGGCCAGCAATCCACCTTTTCCCTCACTGCCCAGACCCTGTGCAACTCTCCCGAAGAGTTTGCCCGCATTCTGCTCAAAGTGAATAGCGACAGTTCACGAGTGCGCCTTGAAGATGTGGCCAGAGTGGAGATTGGCGCGGAATATTATTCCACCAGCGCGACCCTGAACGGACAGCCTGCCGCTGGAGCATCTGTCCGCCTGGCTCCTGGCGCCAACGCCCTGGAAACAGCCCGAAAAATCAAACAGAAGATCAGGGAGCTGAGCCCTTCTTTTCCGCCGGGAATCGAGGTTGTTTATCCTTACGACACCACAAAATTCGTTGAGGTCTCCATCAGGGAGATCGTCCATACTCTGGTGGAGGCCGTTATCCTGGTGGTCCTGGTCGTCTATCTTTTTCTTCAGAATTTTCGGACCACGCTCATTCCGGCCATTGCCATCCCGGTGGTGCTGCTGGGCACCTTTGGCATCATGTCTGTCCTGGGGTTTTCCATCAACACTCTGACCATGTTTGGCTTGGTGTTGGCCATTGGCCTGCTGGTGGACGACGCCATTGTGGTGGTGGAAAATGTGGAGCGGATCATGGCGGAAGAAGGACTGCCGCCGCGGGAAGCGACTCGAAAATCCATGCGCCAGATTACCGGGGCTTTGATCGGCGTGGCCTTGGTCCTGTCGGCGGTGTTCGTGCCCATGGCCTTTTTCAAAGGGTCCACCGGCGCCATTTACCGCCAGTTTTCCATTACCCTTGTTTCCGCCATGGTCCTGTCGGTCCTTGTGGCTGTTATTCTGACTCCGGCCCTGTGCGCCACCATGCTCAAACCTTCAGCCGGACATAACAGAAAATCAGCAGTGTGGTCCTGGTTCAACCGCGCTTTTGAAAGAACCACCCATCGCTATGGTCTCAGCGTCGGCTACATCGCAAATCGAGCTCTGCGTTTCAGCCTGATTTATTTGGTTCTGATCGGGGCGATAGCCGGCCTTTTTATCCAACTGCCCGTCTCCTTTATTCCGCAGGAGGACCAGGGCGTTTTCATGGCATCCGCCCAGCTGCCCGTCGGGGCCACGGTGGAGCGGACCCAGGCCGTGCTGGATCAGGTCAGCGCCCATCTGCTGGAGCATGAAAGGGAAAATGTGGAGCATGTCTTTGCCATCACGGGCTTCAGTTTTGCCGGAGAGGGCCAGAACATGGGCATGATATTTGTCATGTTGAAAGACTGGAGCAAGCGCAAGGGTACGGAGCAATCCGTGGACGCCGTCATTGCCCGGACCAGGCAGTTCTTCTCCGGAATGAAAGAAGCACAGCTTTCCGCCTTCAATCTGCCGGGGATGCCGTCTTTGGGTCGGGCTTCGGGCTTTAACCTGTTCCTGCAGGATGTGAACGGTCTGGGCCATGCCCGATTGATGGAAGCGCGTGATCAGCTTCTGGACATGGCGGGCAAAAATCCGGATCTGGCCTGGGTGCGGGCCAATGGTATGGAAGACACACCGGAGTACGCCCTGCAGGTTGACTACGAAAAAGCCATGGCCCTGGGGCTGCGGGTGGAGGATATCAATACCACCCTGCGGCTGGCCTGGGGTTCGGCCTATGTCAACGATTTCATCCTACGGGGCAGGCTCAGGAAGGTCTATCTCCAGGCGGACGCTCCTTTCCGCATGACGCCCAAAGACATCAATATCTGGCACATCCGCAACGACAGCGGGAATATGGTGCCTTTTTCCTCCATTGTCTCTGCCTCCTGGTCGCATGGCGCACCCAAGCTTGAGCGCTTTAACGGCAGTCCGGCCTTAGAAATCATGGGAGAACCGGCTTTGGGCCGGTCCAGCGGCGAGGCCATGCAGGCTATTGCCGCGACTATCAGTGAACTTCCGGGCGGGTTTGGTCATGAATGGACGGGCGCGTCTTATCAGGAACTGCAGTCCGGCGCTCAGGCTCCTTTTTTGTATGCCTTCTCGCTGATTGTGGTCTTTCTCTGTCTGGCGGCTTTGTATGAGAGCTGGACCGTGCCTTTTTCCGTCATGCTGGCCGTGCCGCTGGGAGTACTGGGTGCGCTGGTGGCGGCCTGGATGCGAGGGTTGGAAAACGACATCTATTTCCAGGTGGGCCTGCTGACCACCATTGGCCTGTCTGCAAAAAATGCCATCCTGATCGTGGAGTTCGCCAAACGGCGGGTGGACAAGGGCCATAACCTGCTCGAATCCACCATCCGCGCCGCGCACCAGCGGCTGCGTCCCATTCTGATGACCTCCCAGGCCTTCATGCTCGGCGTGCTGCCCTTGGTCGTCAGTACCGGGGCCGGAGCCAACAGCCGCCACGCCATCGGTACCGGCGTTTTCGGCGGAGTACTTTTTGCCACACTTTTGGCCATTTTTTTCATCCCGCTTTTTTTCGTGATGATTGTACGGTTTTTTTCCAGAAAATCTGTGTCAGAGGATATTTGA